Proteins encoded within one genomic window of Granulicella pectinivorans:
- a CDS encoding FAD binding domain-containing protein, translating into MESFSFTRAATIPQAIASTAGPGSPARFVAGGTNLIDMMKLNVERPATIVDINGLALDKVTPTPEGGLLIGALARNADVANHPAVKAQYAVLSEALLSGASPQLRNMATTAGNLLQRTRCVYFRDTAHACNKREPGTGCSALEGHNRMLAILGTSKDCIATNPSDQNVALTALEATIQIQGTKGVRSIPIHDFYKLPGTTPHIETALEPGDLITGVLLPKPAAGAKSHYLKLRDRAAYEFALSSAAVVLTVASGRITHARVALGGVGTKPWRSLEAEKALTGHTPDTALFRRAAEAALHGAKPQTENGFKVELAKRCLTRALANTVTA; encoded by the coding sequence ATGGAATCCTTCAGCTTCACCCGAGCCGCCACCATCCCGCAGGCCATCGCCTCGACCGCCGGCCCCGGAAGTCCAGCCCGCTTTGTCGCCGGCGGGACCAACCTCATCGACATGATGAAGCTCAACGTCGAGCGCCCCGCCACCATCGTGGACATCAACGGCCTCGCCCTCGACAAGGTCACCCCCACGCCCGAGGGCGGCCTCCTCATCGGAGCCCTGGCCCGCAACGCCGACGTCGCCAATCACCCCGCGGTCAAGGCACAGTACGCGGTCCTGTCCGAGGCCTTGCTCTCCGGAGCATCACCCCAGCTCCGCAACATGGCTACCACCGCCGGCAACCTCCTCCAGCGCACCCGCTGCGTCTACTTCCGGGACACCGCGCACGCCTGCAACAAGCGTGAGCCTGGCACCGGCTGCTCCGCGCTCGAAGGCCACAATCGCATGCTCGCCATCCTCGGCACCAGCAAGGACTGCATCGCGACCAACCCCTCGGACCAAAACGTCGCCCTCACCGCCCTCGAAGCCACCATCCAGATCCAGGGCACGAAGGGCGTCCGCTCCATCCCAATCCACGACTTCTACAAGCTTCCCGGCACCACCCCGCACATCGAGACGGCTCTCGAGCCCGGCGATCTCATCACCGGCGTCCTCCTGCCCAAACCAGCCGCCGGAGCGAAGTCCCACTACCTGAAACTCCGCGACCGCGCTGCCTACGAGTTCGCCCTCTCGTCGGCAGCCGTCGTCCTCACCGTCGCCTCCGGCAGGATCACACACGCCCGCGTAGCGCTCGGCGGAGTCGGCACAAAACCCTGGCGCTCGCTCGAGGCCGAAAAAGCACTCACCGGCCACACCCCCGACACCGCGCTCTTCCGCCGCGCCGCCGAAGCCGCCCTCCACGGTGCGAAGCCGCAGACCGAAAATGGCTTCAAGGTCGAACTCGCCAAGCGCTGCCTCACCCGCGCCCTCGCCAACACCGTCACCGCCTAA
- a CDS encoding xanthine dehydrogenase family protein molybdopterin-binding subunit, which produces MFTDNLEFIQTGVTEAPAGDPAPLSSIIGSAIDRVDGPLKTTGTARYAADYNLPHMAYAVPVCATIANGSIASLDTSVAEKMPGVLLILHHGNIDPIFRMSAGRGGRTSESRPPFEDETVSYWGQYVALAVAETFQQAQAAAAAVKVTYKSQAPNVTKPMNDPEPPAGAKIESHRGDSEAAFAAAPIKLDATYTTPAETHNPMEMHATTAVWNGDKVTLYESSQGVVNALTVMAQHLGIPKENITIIARFIGSGFGGKLFPWPHSALCAVAARRTDRPVKLMVSRKMMFSNVGHRPRTQQRMRLATDAHGKLVSLQQDYRNHTSFGDTIKENCGEATPFLYSVPNLKVTSSQVRRNIGTPTPMRGPGAVPGLFALESAMDELAIQLKQDPVAFRLAHDTLIDEEKNKPFTSRHLKECLQIGAEKFGWSKRTPEVGSMKKGDLILGWGVACASWGAGRGGSEATVSLKSDGTARVASATQDIGTGTYTIAAQILSDKTGIPVDKIEVVLGDSSLPPGPMSGGSTATASLIPSIADAANNAIKSMLANAGNAKGTPFFGKQPDALAMSKGRVHLKDESPEAGMAFADVLKAARVGSATGDGKTGPAASENKDAANHSSHSFGAQFVEVEWDPGIAHLRVSRVVSVVDAGRILNPKTAGNQMAGAIIMGIGMGMMEETIYDPRNGHAINDNFADYIVPTAADSPDISVHFTNIPDPFIGEYGARGIGEIGLAGIAPAMTAAVYHATGVRVRNLPIRIEDLLQQA; this is translated from the coding sequence ATGTTTACCGATAACCTCGAGTTCATCCAGACCGGCGTCACCGAAGCCCCCGCAGGCGATCCCGCGCCGCTCTCCTCCATCATCGGCTCCGCCATCGACCGCGTCGACGGCCCGCTCAAGACCACCGGCACCGCCCGCTACGCCGCCGACTACAACCTGCCCCACATGGCCTACGCCGTGCCCGTCTGCGCCACTATCGCCAACGGCAGCATCGCCTCGCTGGATACCTCCGTCGCCGAGAAGATGCCCGGTGTCCTGCTCATCCTGCACCACGGCAACATCGACCCCATCTTCCGCATGTCCGCCGGACGCGGTGGCCGTACCAGCGAGAGCCGCCCGCCCTTCGAAGACGAGACCGTCTCCTACTGGGGCCAGTACGTGGCGCTCGCCGTCGCCGAGACCTTCCAGCAGGCGCAGGCCGCAGCCGCAGCCGTCAAGGTCACCTACAAGTCGCAAGCGCCCAATGTCACCAAGCCGATGAACGACCCCGAACCACCCGCCGGAGCCAAAATCGAGAGCCATCGCGGCGACTCCGAAGCCGCCTTCGCCGCAGCGCCCATCAAGCTCGATGCCACCTACACCACCCCCGCCGAGACCCACAATCCCATGGAGATGCACGCCACCACAGCCGTCTGGAACGGGGATAAGGTGACTCTCTATGAGTCGTCGCAGGGCGTCGTCAACGCACTCACGGTCATGGCGCAGCACCTCGGCATCCCCAAGGAAAACATCACCATCATCGCCCGGTTCATCGGCTCCGGGTTCGGAGGCAAGCTCTTCCCCTGGCCGCACTCCGCCCTCTGCGCCGTCGCGGCCCGCCGGACCGATCGCCCGGTCAAGCTGATGGTCTCGCGCAAGATGATGTTCTCGAACGTCGGCCACCGTCCGCGCACGCAGCAGCGCATGCGCCTCGCCACCGACGCCCACGGCAAGCTCGTCTCCCTCCAGCAGGACTACCGCAACCACACCTCCTTCGGCGATACCATCAAGGAGAACTGCGGCGAAGCCACGCCGTTCCTCTACTCCGTCCCCAACCTCAAGGTCACCTCGTCGCAGGTCAGGCGCAACATCGGGACCCCAACCCCCATGCGCGGCCCCGGTGCCGTTCCCGGCCTCTTCGCCCTCGAGTCCGCCATGGACGAGCTCGCCATCCAGCTCAAGCAGGATCCCGTCGCCTTCCGCCTCGCCCACGACACCCTCATCGACGAAGAAAAGAACAAACCCTTCACCTCACGCCATCTCAAGGAGTGCCTCCAGATCGGCGCCGAAAAGTTTGGCTGGTCCAAACGCACCCCAGAAGTCGGCTCCATGAAGAAGGGTGACCTCATCCTCGGCTGGGGCGTTGCCTGCGCCTCTTGGGGAGCGGGCCGTGGCGGCAGCGAAGCCACCGTATCCCTCAAATCCGACGGCACCGCCCGCGTCGCCTCCGCCACGCAGGACATCGGCACCGGAACGTACACCATCGCCGCCCAGATCCTCTCCGACAAAACCGGCATCCCCGTCGATAAGATCGAGGTCGTCCTCGGCGACAGCTCGCTGCCTCCCGGCCCCATGTCCGGCGGCTCCACGGCCACCGCCTCTCTCATCCCCTCGATCGCCGATGCCGCCAACAACGCCATCAAGTCCATGCTGGCCAACGCCGGCAACGCCAAGGGCACTCCGTTCTTCGGCAAGCAGCCCGACGCCCTCGCCATGTCCAAAGGCCGCGTTCACCTCAAGGATGAGTCCCCCGAGGCCGGCATGGCCTTCGCCGACGTCCTCAAGGCCGCCCGGGTAGGCTCCGCCACCGGCGACGGCAAGACCGGCCCCGCCGCCAGCGAAAACAAGGATGCCGCCAACCACTCCTCGCACTCCTTCGGCGCACAGTTCGTCGAGGTCGAGTGGGACCCGGGCATCGCCCACCTCCGCGTCAGCCGCGTCGTCTCCGTCGTCGATGCCGGCCGCATCCTCAACCCCAAGACCGCCGGCAACCAGATGGCCGGAGCCATCATCATGGGCATCGGCATGGGCATGATGGAGGAGACCATCTACGACCCGCGCAACGGCCACGCCATCAACGACAACTTCGCCGACTACATCGTCCCGACCGCAGCCGACTCCCCCGATATCTCCGTCCACTTCACCAACATCCCCGACCCCTTCATCGGCGAGTACGGAGCCCGCGGCATCGGCGAAATCGGTCTCGCCGGCATCGCCCCCGCCATGACCGCCGCCGTCTATCACGCCACCGGAGTGCGCGTCCGCAACCTGCCCATCCGCATCGAAGACCTCCTCCAACAGGCATAG